TTTCTGGACCGGCAGCCCGTGACGGCCGCGACTCTGGAAACGGCCCTGCAGCAGCGCGTAGCTGGCCTGGAAGCGCCCACCGTCGTACTGCGCGTCGACTCCTCGCTGAACGTGCAGAAGCTGGTCGATATTCTCGAAATCGGCAACCGTCTGAAAGTAAAGATGGTGATGGCCACCCAGGCCCAGCAGTCGGGCGGCAAATAGGTAGATAATGCGGGAAATGTGGGGAATGTGAGTAATGCGCTATGTGCAAATAGCCATTAGCACATTCCCCACATTTTTTGCGTTAGTGCCTTGTGGAAGGTAATTTGTTAGGTGTTGGGTAGGCGCCGAAGACGCCCCGTGCAAATGCTCAGCCGCGGCCAACAACCAAAAACAGTAAATCAAAAACGAAGATCATGCCCATCGAATACCGCGAACAGCACCGCCGCGAGGCAATTATCGGCACGGTGGCGGTCCACGCGCTGCTGCTGGCCCTGTTCGTCTTCACCGTCTTCAAAGGCCCTGACCCGCCGCTGTTGGGCCTGGGCGGCGACGGGGTAGAGCTCAACTACGGCGTCGACGAAGCCGGCTCGGGCGACGTGCAGAGCAAAGCCGTGGCCAATGAGTCGCCGAACCGGGAGGACAGCCGCCCGCCGGCCTCTTCGCCCGACCCTGAGCCCCGGCCCGTGCAGCAGGCTGCCCCGCCCGTGCCCCAGGAGGCGGCGGAGGAGAAAATCGTGACTAGTGAAGCCGAGGAAAGCCCGGTGAAGCTGCCCCCCGTGGAAAAGCCAGCGCCCCGGAAGGAAGAGGTGAAGGAAGTGCCCAAGGCCTCGGCGGAAAAGCCCCGCACGCTCTACACGCCTAAGGGTAGTGCCAACGGGGGCGGCAACGGGGAAAACGGCACCAGCAACGCGCCCACCGGTAATAACAATGGCGACAAGCCCGGCTCCGTCGGCGACCAGGGCAACCCCAACGGCTCGCTCGACGCCAAGGCCCTCTACGGGCAGCCCGGCAGTGGGGGCAGCGGGCGAAGTCCGGGCTCGGGCGGCCTGGAAATGTCGGGTTGGGGTTGGGTGAAACAGCCGAGTGCGCCCCCGATTGATAATAACCCCGGCTTTGTGCGGTTTAAAATAAAAATTAATGCTGATGGCGAGGTGGAGTCCATCAGCAAGGTGTCGGGCAACGTGTCGCCCGCCCAGGAGAAAGCCTTCCGGGATGCGCTGGAAAATGCGGAGTTTCGTCGGACTAGTTCCGCGGAAGGTGGGGCCACCGGTTTTGTTACCTTCCGCGTGGCGGTGCAGTAACTGGCTGCCGCTGACCCGGGCCAAGCGCCGCTTCCGTACGGGAGCGGCGCTTTTGCTTTAGGTTGGGCTGCTTTTCGGCGCCCGACTCCGCTACCTTTGTGCTTTACCCACCCAGTACTCCCCGCATGAACTACGCCGAAACCCTAGCCTACCTCTACGACCAGCTCCCGATGTTTCAGCGCGTGGGGGCGGCCGGCTTCAAGGCGGGCCTGGGCAATACGCTGGCGCTGGCCGAAACCATGGGCCACCCCGAGCGGCAGTTTCGGGCCGTGCACGTGGCCGGTACCAACGGCAAGGGCAGCTCCTCCAACCTGCTGGCCGCTACGCTGCAGGCAGCCGGCTATAAAGTCGGGCTTTATACGTCGCCCCACCTGCGCGAATTCACCGAGCGAATCAAGCTCAACGGCCAGGACCTGGACCCGGACTACCTGGTGCAATGGGTGGGCAAATGGCGGCCCTTGTTTGCGCAGGTGCAGCCCTCGTTTTTCGAAATGT
Above is a genomic segment from Hymenobacter cellulosivorans containing:
- a CDS encoding ExbD/TolR family protein, with amino-acid sequence MDLSRRRKLSSHVETSSMNDIMFFLMLFFLIVSTMVNPNVIKLMLPNARSGKAVMKETINISVDAAGQYFLDRQPVTAATLETALQQRVAGLEAPTVVLRVDSSLNVQKLVDILEIGNRLKVKMVMATQAQQSGGK